A portion of the Burkholderia sp. GAS332 genome contains these proteins:
- a CDS encoding oligopeptide transport system ATP-binding protein produces MPLLEVKDLSVRFTRREGAPVDAVQRVSFSLEAGRTLGIVGESGSGKSQTVMALLGLLAGNGKVSGAATYRGENLLTMNEAALNKIRGDRIGMIFQDPMTSLNPFLTIERQMTETLQLHRKMSRREARRRAIETLETVRIPDAARRINMYPHEFSGGMRQRVMIAMALLSEPEILIADEPTTALDVTVQAQIIELLRELNQERGTAIILITHDMGVVAGLCDDVMVMYAGQTVEQANAATLFAAPTHPYTIGLLNALPRLTDDDDRPLQTIPGNPPLPGEVGEGCAFAPRCAYCSDRCRESRPVLTASPTAADALRACHRPVQEIMEVQHV; encoded by the coding sequence ATGCCGCTACTCGAAGTCAAAGACCTGAGCGTGCGTTTCACACGCCGCGAAGGCGCTCCCGTCGACGCCGTGCAACGCGTGTCGTTTTCGCTCGAAGCGGGCCGCACGCTCGGCATTGTCGGTGAATCGGGCTCGGGCAAAAGCCAGACCGTGATGGCGCTGCTCGGCCTGCTGGCCGGCAACGGCAAAGTTTCGGGCGCAGCGACTTATCGCGGCGAGAACCTGCTGACGATGAACGAAGCCGCGTTGAACAAGATTCGCGGTGACCGCATCGGCATGATCTTTCAGGACCCGATGACCTCGCTCAACCCGTTCCTGACGATCGAACGGCAGATGACCGAGACGCTGCAACTGCATCGCAAGATGTCGCGCCGCGAAGCGCGCCGCCGCGCCATCGAAACACTTGAAACGGTGCGTATTCCCGACGCCGCGCGACGCATCAACATGTATCCGCATGAGTTCTCCGGCGGCATGCGGCAACGCGTGATGATCGCGATGGCCCTGCTCTCCGAGCCGGAAATCCTGATCGCCGACGAGCCGACCACCGCGCTCGACGTGACCGTGCAGGCGCAAATCATCGAGTTGCTGCGCGAATTGAACCAAGAACGCGGCACCGCGATCATTCTGATCACGCACGACATGGGCGTGGTGGCCGGGTTGTGCGACGACGTAATGGTGATGTATGCCGGCCAGACCGTCGAGCAGGCGAACGCCGCCACCTTGTTCGCCGCGCCGACGCATCCGTACACGATCGGCCTGCTGAACGCGCTGCCGCGCCTGACCGACGACGATGACCGTCCGCTGCAAACCATCCCCGGCAATCCGCCGTTGCCCGGCGAAGTCGGCGAGGGTTGCGCATTCGCGCCGCGCTGCGCGTATTGCAGCGACCGATGCCGCGAGTCGCGGCCTGTGCTCACGGCATCGCCGACGGCTGCCGACGCATTGCGCGCCTGCCATCGGCCGGTGCAGGAAATCATGGAGGTACAACACGTATGA
- a CDS encoding oligopeptide transport system permease protein, whose amino-acid sequence MPRSIQSTAAALDPLAAIAGAPRSRGPLATAALRFVRNRAAFSGFVVLLLIVIACVAGPWFLPNNPIDSDWSAISLAPTLSNMHWFGTDELGRDLLARTLQGGRVSLEVGLLGTLVSGLIGVAYGATAGYLGGRVDAVMMRIVDMMYAIPYMLIAILMMTMFGRAFYLVVLTISAFSWLDMARVVRGQTLSLRSREFIDAARAIGVSSRSIIARHIVPNLLGVVVVYASVTVPNIVLTESVLSFLGLGVQEPMTSWGVLIQDGAQKLESMPWLLLCPAVMLCVTLYCVNFVGDGLRDAFDPKDR is encoded by the coding sequence ATGCCCCGCTCAATTCAATCGACTGCCGCAGCGCTCGATCCGCTCGCGGCCATCGCTGGAGCGCCGCGTTCGCGCGGACCGCTCGCCACCGCGGCGCTGCGTTTCGTGCGCAATCGCGCGGCGTTTTCCGGCTTCGTCGTCTTGCTCCTGATCGTGATTGCTTGCGTGGCCGGTCCGTGGTTCCTGCCGAACAATCCGATCGATAGCGACTGGAGCGCCATCAGCCTCGCGCCAACGCTCTCGAACATGCACTGGTTCGGCACCGACGAACTCGGCCGCGATCTGCTCGCGCGCACGCTGCAAGGCGGACGCGTGTCGCTGGAAGTCGGTCTGCTCGGCACGCTGGTGTCGGGCCTGATCGGCGTGGCGTACGGCGCCACCGCCGGCTATCTGGGCGGCCGCGTCGATGCGGTGATGATGCGCATCGTCGACATGATGTACGCGATCCCCTACATGCTGATCGCCATCCTGATGATGACGATGTTCGGCCGGGCGTTCTATCTGGTCGTGCTGACGATCAGTGCATTCTCGTGGCTCGACATGGCGCGCGTGGTACGCGGCCAGACGCTGTCATTGCGCTCGCGCGAATTCATCGACGCCGCCCGCGCCATCGGCGTGAGTTCGCGGTCGATCATCGCGCGCCACATCGTGCCGAACCTGCTCGGTGTGGTGGTGGTGTATGCCAGCGTGACGGTGCCCAACATCGTGCTGACAGAATCGGTGTTGTCCTTCCTCGGCCTCGGCGTGCAGGAACCGATGACGAGCTGGGGCGTGCTGATTCAGGACGGCGCGCAGAAGCTCGAATCGATGCCGTGGCTGCTGCTGTGCCCGGCGGTGATGCTGTGCGTCACCCTGTATTGCGTGAATTTCGTCGGCGACGGTCTGCGCGACGCATTCGATCCGAAGGACCGCTGA
- a CDS encoding oligopeptide transport system permease protein, which yields MLAYTLRRTLWAIPTILAVITACYLLLHLTPGGPFDTEKHLSAAVLANLNAKYHLDEPLWLQYLHYLGSLLHGDLGPSFRYADWSVNDLVWKALPVSLGVGGISVPIAVVIGVTLGTLAAVRRDRFIDHLVMVLGNIGNVVPPFVLGPVLVWIFAILLKTSEGQGWLPAGGWGDGEWRYRVLPIVLLTIINVAAIARVMRGSMIEVLSGNFIRTARAKGLPGRTIVLRHAMKPALMPVVSLLGSICISSITAAVVTESVFALPGLGQLVVNGAINRDYTLVLGLVVLTTAVAVLFNLLVDLAYAWLDPRIRY from the coding sequence ATGCTGGCTTATACGCTGCGCCGCACACTGTGGGCGATCCCGACGATTCTCGCCGTGATCACCGCGTGTTATCTGCTGCTGCACCTCACCCCCGGCGGGCCGTTCGACACCGAGAAGCACCTGTCGGCGGCCGTGCTCGCGAACCTCAACGCCAAGTATCACCTCGACGAACCGCTGTGGCTGCAGTACCTCCACTACCTCGGCTCGCTGCTGCACGGCGACCTCGGTCCGTCATTCCGCTACGCCGACTGGTCGGTCAACGATCTGGTGTGGAAGGCATTGCCGGTGAGTCTCGGCGTAGGCGGCATATCGGTGCCGATCGCGGTCGTGATCGGCGTCACGCTCGGCACGCTGGCCGCCGTGCGGCGCGACCGCTTCATCGATCACCTGGTGATGGTGCTCGGCAATATCGGCAACGTCGTGCCGCCGTTCGTGCTGGGTCCGGTGCTGGTGTGGATCTTCGCGATCCTGCTGAAGACTTCCGAGGGCCAGGGCTGGCTGCCGGCCGGCGGCTGGGGCGACGGCGAGTGGCGCTATCGCGTGCTGCCGATCGTACTGCTCACCATTATCAACGTCGCCGCGATTGCTCGCGTGATGCGCGGCAGCATGATCGAAGTGCTGTCGGGCAACTTTATCCGCACCGCGCGCGCCAAGGGTCTGCCGGGCCGCACGATCGTGTTGCGCCACGCGATGAAGCCCGCGCTGATGCCGGTGGTCTCGCTGCTCGGCTCGATCTGCATCTCGTCGATCACGGCGGCGGTGGTCACCGAATCGGTGTTCGCCCTGCCCGGCCTCGGCCAACTGGTCGTCAACGGCGCGATCAACCGCGACTACACCCTCGTGCTCGGCCTCGTCGTGCTGACCACCGCGGTCGCTGTCCTGTTCAATCTGCTGGTCGATCTGGCGTACGCCTGGCTCGATCCGCGCATCCGGTACTGA
- a CDS encoding oligopeptide transport system substrate-binding protein codes for MKTPFVYATALTALVLTFQPSAFAVTVPASVTLAASQEMTRQVPAETESLDPAHIESWTGNTIGLDLFEGLTRMDASGAIVPGVAESWSRTGPTTWVFKLRHDARWSNGQPVTAADFVYSWQRVLDPKTGSKYTVLVEFVKNAKAILAGKAPLTSLGARAIDPYTLEVTTEVPAAFFPQLTAMSTMVPVNRAVVTKFGGDWTRPSNFVGNGPYALTDWQPSNRLVASKSPTYWNAGKVVITKVTYLPIENDETAMRMYQAGQFDYTYSIPSGIYPQVSKQFGAELKTGLQIATYYYSLNNEDPAFKDKRVRQALAMVLDRDLLTKRLTADGEVPMYGLIAKGTEGANVFTPDWASWPMAKRVDYARNLLKEAGYSDAKPLTFTLTYNTNDLHKKVALFATSEWRTKLGVTTKLENVEQKVLFKQRHDGKVQASRDGWFVDYNDANSFFDLIRCNSVQNDQRYCNPQVDKLIDEGNQQLDDAKRTALLTQAHDLAMNDYPLVSLFQYSADRLVKSYVGGYTSTNYLDQRATQDMYLIKH; via the coding sequence ATGAAAACCCCGTTCGTCTACGCGACGGCGCTGACCGCGCTCGTCCTTACGTTTCAGCCCTCCGCCTTCGCCGTCACGGTCCCCGCGAGTGTCACGCTCGCTGCCAGCCAGGAGATGACCCGCCAGGTGCCGGCCGAAACCGAATCGCTCGACCCCGCGCATATCGAATCGTGGACCGGCAATACGATCGGGCTCGACCTGTTCGAAGGTCTGACGCGGATGGATGCGAGCGGCGCGATCGTGCCGGGTGTCGCCGAATCGTGGTCGCGCACCGGGCCGACGACATGGGTGTTCAAGCTGCGCCACGACGCGCGCTGGAGCAACGGCCAGCCGGTCACGGCCGCCGACTTCGTCTACTCGTGGCAGCGCGTGCTCGATCCGAAGACGGGCTCGAAATACACCGTGCTGGTCGAATTCGTGAAGAACGCGAAGGCGATTCTTGCGGGCAAGGCGCCGTTGACGAGTCTGGGCGCGCGCGCTATCGATCCGTACACGCTCGAAGTCACGACCGAGGTGCCCGCCGCCTTCTTTCCGCAGTTGACGGCCATGTCGACGATGGTCCCGGTCAATCGCGCGGTCGTGACGAAGTTCGGCGGCGACTGGACCCGTCCTAGCAACTTCGTGGGCAACGGTCCGTATGCGCTGACCGACTGGCAGCCGAGCAACCGCCTGGTGGCTAGCAAGAGCCCCACGTACTGGAACGCCGGCAAGGTCGTGATTACGAAAGTGACCTATCTGCCGATCGAAAATGACGAAACGGCGATGCGCATGTATCAGGCCGGCCAGTTCGACTACACGTATTCGATTCCGTCCGGCATTTACCCGCAGGTGAGCAAGCAGTTCGGCGCCGAACTGAAAACCGGCCTGCAGATCGCCACGTACTACTACAGTCTGAACAACGAAGACCCGGCCTTCAAGGACAAGCGCGTGCGCCAGGCACTGGCGATGGTGCTGGACCGCGACCTGCTGACCAAGCGTCTGACAGCCGACGGCGAGGTGCCGATGTACGGCCTGATTGCCAAGGGTACGGAAGGCGCGAACGTCTTCACGCCTGACTGGGCAAGCTGGCCGATGGCCAAGCGCGTCGATTACGCACGCAACCTGTTGAAAGAAGCCGGTTATTCTGACGCTAAGCCGCTGACGTTCACGCTCACCTACAACACCAACGACCTGCACAAGAAGGTCGCCCTGTTTGCCACGTCGGAATGGCGAACCAAGCTCGGCGTGACCACCAAGCTCGAAAACGTCGAACAAAAGGTCCTGTTCAAGCAACGCCACGACGGCAAGGTGCAGGCCTCGCGCGACGGCTGGTTTGTCGACTACAACGACGCCAACTCGTTTTTCGATCTGATCCGCTGCAACAGCGTGCAGAACGATCAGCGCTACTGCAACCCGCAAGTCGACAAGCTGATCGATGAAGGCAACCAGCAGCTCGACGACGCGAAGCGCACCGCCCTGCTCACGCAGGCGCACGATCTGGCGATGAACGACTACCCGCTGGTATCGCTCTTCCAGTATTCGGCCGACCGGCTGGTCAAATCGTATGTGGGCGGCTACACGTCGACCAACTATCTTGACCAGCGCGCCACGCAAGACATGTATCTGATCAAGCACTAA
- a CDS encoding transcriptional regulator, XRE family with cupin sensor — MVTTIQKNNPALELGSKIRALRQRLKRTLDDTATAAGISKPFLSQVERGLASPSITSLAGIAHALGVTVQYFVDTPSEERSMCRGDQLKFFGFADSANLFARLTNLTGGRQLEAILVKMPPGQKRSEVTTHAGEEFMYVISGEVSLTLEGKTFVLHAGDSAHYESTVPHSWANTARIETVVVWVGTPRLF; from the coding sequence ATGGTCACGACAATTCAAAAGAACAACCCGGCACTCGAACTTGGGAGCAAGATCCGCGCGCTGCGGCAACGGCTTAAGCGCACCCTGGATGACACGGCAACAGCGGCGGGGATTTCCAAACCGTTTTTGTCGCAAGTCGAACGCGGTCTGGCATCACCGTCCATCACGTCGCTGGCCGGGATTGCTCACGCACTCGGGGTGACGGTGCAGTATTTCGTCGACACACCAAGCGAAGAGCGCTCGATGTGCCGCGGCGATCAGTTGAAGTTTTTCGGTTTTGCGGACTCGGCCAATCTGTTTGCGCGATTGACCAACCTGACAGGCGGCCGTCAGCTCGAAGCGATTCTCGTGAAGATGCCGCCCGGGCAGAAACGCTCGGAAGTCACCACGCATGCCGGTGAAGAGTTTATGTATGTGATCAGCGGCGAAGTGTCGTTGACGCTGGAAGGCAAGACGTTCGTGCTGCACGCGGGAGACAGCGCGCATTACGAATCGACGGTGCCGCATAGCTGGGCGAATACCGCGCGTATCGAGACGGTGGTCGTCTGGGTGGGTACACCGAGACTGTTTTAA
- a CDS encoding proton-dependent oligopeptide transporter, POT family, with amino-acid sequence MNSSNPPGAPVSQTRSFSTVFLIEMWERFGYYGMAALLVLFMIDKLSFTDSHATLTWGAFTALVYASPSIGGWIGDKILGARRTMIFGAGVLAAGYFMLALPNEQLNYMYASLGVIVVGNGLFKANAANLVRRIYEGDDARIDSAFTIYYMAVNIGSTVSMLATPWIKDHWGWHTAFAVCCAGMLLSVLNYFIMFRTLAHIGSAPDAEPIRWKRVGAVALGGIVLGTVTMFVLQHKAIAVACVYTAGVAILAIFGYMLMKCERSERSGLIAALVLTAQVILFFVFYVQMSTSLTLFALRNVDPRFILGGETLFTWSAAQFQALNPIWIMVLSPVLALLYTKLAKSGKDVPVAVKYAFGFAVVAAGFFVYAASGNYAVNGRVSSWFMVGGYGLYSLGELLVSGLGLAMIARYVPARMSGFMMGAYFVATGVSQYLGSVVANFAQMPAGNMDPLESLPLYTKLFTGLGWLAAVGALIAVLLLPLMRKLSREHQRCGDEARENARQAAALSGAVAE; translated from the coding sequence ATGAATTCGTCCAATCCCCCCGGCGCACCGGTCTCGCAGACCCGTTCGTTCTCGACGGTCTTTCTGATCGAGATGTGGGAGCGCTTTGGTTACTACGGGATGGCCGCGCTGCTGGTCCTGTTCATGATCGACAAGCTGAGCTTCACCGACAGCCACGCCACCCTCACGTGGGGGGCATTCACGGCGCTGGTGTACGCCTCGCCCTCGATCGGCGGCTGGATCGGCGACAAGATTCTCGGCGCGCGCCGCACGATGATCTTCGGCGCCGGCGTGCTGGCGGCCGGCTATTTCATGCTGGCGCTGCCCAACGAGCAATTAAACTACATGTACGCGTCGCTCGGCGTGATCGTGGTGGGCAACGGCCTTTTCAAGGCGAATGCCGCGAATCTCGTGCGCCGCATCTATGAAGGCGACGACGCGCGCATCGACAGCGCATTCACGATCTATTACATGGCGGTCAATATCGGCTCGACGGTGTCGATGCTCGCGACGCCGTGGATCAAGGACCATTGGGGCTGGCACACGGCATTCGCGGTCTGCTGCGCGGGCATGCTGCTGTCGGTGCTGAACTACTTCATCATGTTCCGCACGCTCGCGCATATCGGCTCCGCACCGGACGCCGAACCGATCCGCTGGAAACGCGTCGGCGCGGTCGCGCTGGGCGGTATCGTGCTCGGCACGGTCACGATGTTCGTGCTGCAGCACAAGGCGATTGCGGTGGCCTGCGTGTACACGGCGGGCGTCGCGATTCTTGCGATCTTCGGCTACATGCTGATGAAGTGTGAACGCTCGGAGCGCTCGGGTCTGATTGCCGCGCTGGTCCTGACCGCGCAGGTGATCCTGTTCTTCGTGTTCTACGTGCAGATGTCGACGTCGCTCACGCTGTTCGCGCTGCGCAATGTCGATCCGCGCTTCATTCTGGGCGGTGAGACGCTGTTCACGTGGAGCGCCGCGCAGTTCCAGGCGCTCAATCCCATCTGGATCATGGTGCTGAGCCCGGTGCTCGCGCTGCTCTATACGAAGCTCGCGAAGAGCGGCAAGGACGTGCCGGTGGCGGTTAAGTACGCGTTCGGCTTCGCGGTGGTGGCGGCCGGCTTCTTTGTGTATGCGGCGAGCGGCAACTATGCGGTGAATGGGCGCGTGTCGTCGTGGTTCATGGTGGGCGGCTACGGCTTGTATTCGCTCGGCGAATTGCTGGTGAGCGGGCTGGGTCTCGCGATGATTGCCCGCTACGTGCCGGCGCGGATGAGCGGCTTCATGATGGGCGCTTACTTCGTCGCAACCGGCGTGTCGCAGTATCTGGGCAGCGTGGTGGCGAACTTCGCGCAGATGCCGGCGGGCAATATGGATCCGCTCGAATCGTTGCCGCTCTATACCAAGCTGTTTACGGGGCTGGGCTGGCTTGCGGCAGTGGGTGCGCTGATTGCCGTGCTGTTGTTGCCGCTGATGCGCAAGCTGTCGCGTGAGCATCAGCGTTGCGGCGACGAAGCGCGCGAGAATGCGCGGCAAGCGGCTGCATTGAGCGGCGCGGTGGCGGAGTAA
- a CDS encoding transcriptional regulator, GntR family, whose translation MEIHIAVEGRHDLSGQIYRQLRAGILEGRLAGGTRLPSTRDLATQLGVSRKTTLDVFDRLLSEGYLSTRAGSGTFVADGLERLPVERSSHALAAESARERAKAKPKAAARAQPLWEQMPETLPLPRPTVASPQDFIGGATDKSLFPFDVWRRCVNHALRVQARGPGTYRDVAGEQELRLAISRYLAFNRAVTSNWDDVIVTQGAQHALDLIARITLRPGEIAALEDPGYPPVQACFTATGARVVPVPVDAEGLIVSKLPDKARLVYVTPSHQFPLGMPMSLERRVELLEWAQKRGAVIIEDDYDCEYRFEGRPMEPLKSLDRAGLVAYVGTFSKTIFPELRVGYVVPPASLYGPLLKARQIADCHGCTLTQTALASFMLNGDFAKHLRRMHKTYAARRAMLLKHLQGDLAPWFEPIVPTAGIHMAARLKAPLTEEGLVSAAREASIGLYGLAPFYQRAKPQPGLMFGYGSIAVEHIDAALTKLAGILPRLAR comes from the coding sequence ATGGAGATCCATATCGCGGTCGAAGGGCGTCACGATCTGTCCGGACAGATCTACCGGCAGTTGCGCGCCGGCATACTCGAAGGGCGCCTCGCCGGCGGCACGCGTTTGCCTTCCACGCGCGATCTCGCCACGCAACTGGGCGTCTCGCGCAAAACGACGCTCGACGTCTTCGACCGGTTGCTCTCCGAAGGTTATCTGAGCACCCGCGCCGGTTCGGGCACCTTCGTCGCCGACGGCCTCGAGCGTCTGCCGGTGGAGCGCTCGTCGCATGCTCTCGCTGCCGAGTCGGCGCGCGAGCGGGCGAAGGCTAAACCGAAAGCCGCGGCGCGTGCCCAGCCGCTGTGGGAGCAGATGCCCGAGACCTTGCCGTTGCCGCGGCCCACGGTGGCCTCGCCGCAGGATTTCATCGGCGGCGCGACCGACAAATCGCTGTTCCCCTTCGACGTCTGGCGCCGCTGTGTGAACCACGCATTGCGTGTGCAAGCGCGCGGCCCAGGCACGTATCGCGACGTGGCCGGCGAGCAGGAATTGCGCCTCGCGATTTCGCGTTACCTGGCGTTCAACCGCGCGGTCACGAGCAACTGGGACGACGTGATCGTCACGCAAGGCGCCCAGCACGCGCTCGATCTGATCGCGCGCATCACCTTGCGGCCTGGCGAAATCGCGGCGCTCGAAGACCCCGGCTATCCGCCGGTCCAAGCGTGCTTCACGGCCACGGGCGCGCGCGTGGTGCCGGTGCCGGTCGACGCCGAAGGCCTGATCGTGAGCAAGCTCCCGGACAAGGCGCGGCTCGTCTACGTGACACCCTCGCACCAGTTTCCGCTCGGCATGCCGATGAGTCTGGAGCGGCGCGTCGAGTTGCTGGAATGGGCGCAGAAACGCGGCGCCGTGATCATCGAGGACGACTACGACTGCGAGTACCGTTTCGAAGGCCGGCCGATGGAGCCGCTGAAAAGTCTCGACCGCGCCGGTCTCGTCGCGTATGTCGGCACATTTTCGAAGACGATTTTCCCGGAGCTGCGGGTCGGCTACGTGGTGCCGCCCGCATCGCTCTATGGGCCGCTCCTCAAGGCCCGGCAGATCGCCGACTGTCACGGTTGCACCCTCACGCAAACCGCGCTCGCGAGCTTTATGCTCAACGGCGACTTCGCCAAGCATCTGCGGCGCATGCACAAGACCTACGCGGCGCGCCGCGCGATGCTGCTGAAGCATCTGCAGGGCGATCTCGCGCCGTGGTTCGAACCGATCGTGCCGACCGCCGGCATCCACATGGCGGCGCGTCTAAAAGCGCCGTTGACCGAAGAGGGGCTGGTGAGCGCCGCGCGTGAAGCGTCGATCGGTTTGTATGGACTCGCCCCGTTTTATCAGCGTGCGAAGCCGCAGCCCGGCTTGATGTTTGGCTACGGCAGCATCGCCGTCGAACATATCGACGCCGCGCTCACGAAGCTCGCCGGCATTCTGCCGCGCCTCGCGCGCTGA